One region of Streptomyces capillispiralis genomic DNA includes:
- the panC gene encoding pantoate--beta-alanine ligase, whose translation MTATLLRTAAELHARARTGRRAVVMTMGALHEGHATLIRTARDTAGPDGEVVVTVFVNPLQFGAGEDLDRYPRTLDADIALAGLSGADAVFAPSVDEVYPGGEPQVRISAGPMGARLEGAARPGHFDGVLTVVAKLLHLTRPDVAFYGQKDAQQLALIRRMVRDLNFGVEIVGVPTVREEDGLALSSRNRYLSAGERRTALALSQALFAGRDRHAAQQALRARAQEVPATRARAEALSAMGESRAAADAHAVATTAGGPAAIRAAARLVLDEAARLDPPLALDYLALVDPSDFTEIGDDFTGEAVLAVAARVGTTRLIDNIPLTFGTFGAAA comes from the coding sequence ATGACCGCCACCCTGCTGCGCACCGCCGCCGAACTGCACGCACGCGCGCGCACGGGACGCCGGGCCGTTGTGATGACCATGGGCGCGCTGCACGAGGGCCACGCCACGCTGATCCGCACCGCGCGGGACACCGCGGGCCCCGACGGCGAGGTCGTGGTCACCGTCTTCGTCAACCCGTTGCAGTTCGGCGCGGGCGAGGACCTGGACCGCTACCCGCGCACCCTGGACGCCGACATCGCGCTCGCCGGGCTCTCGGGCGCCGACGCCGTCTTCGCCCCCTCCGTGGACGAGGTCTACCCGGGCGGCGAGCCCCAGGTCCGCATCAGCGCCGGGCCCATGGGCGCACGCCTGGAGGGCGCCGCACGGCCCGGCCACTTCGACGGCGTGCTCACCGTCGTCGCCAAGCTGCTGCACCTCACCCGCCCCGACGTCGCCTTCTACGGCCAGAAGGACGCCCAGCAGCTCGCCCTGATCCGCCGCATGGTGCGGGACCTGAACTTCGGCGTGGAGATCGTCGGCGTCCCCACCGTCCGCGAGGAGGACGGGCTCGCCCTGTCCAGCCGCAACCGCTACCTCTCGGCCGGGGAGCGGCGCACCGCCCTCGCCCTGTCCCAGGCCCTGTTCGCGGGCCGCGACCGGCACGCGGCCCAGCAGGCGCTGCGCGCGCGGGCCCAGGAGGTGCCCGCCACGCGCGCGCGGGCCGAGGCGCTCAGCGCCATGGGCGAGTCCCGCGCGGCGGCCGACGCGCACGCGGTCGCCACGACCGCCGGCGGCCCGGCCGCCATCCGGGCCGCCGCCCGGCTGGTCCTGGACGAGGCCGCCCGCCTCGACCCGCCGCTCGCCCTGGACTACCTGGCGCTGGTCGACCCGTCCGACTTCACCGAGATCGGCGACGACTTCACCGGCGAGGCCGTCCTCGCCGTGGCCGCCCGGGTGGGCACCACCCGCCTGATCGACAACATCCCGCTGACCTTCGGAACCTTCGGAGCCGCCGCGTGA